One Carassius gibelio isolate Cgi1373 ecotype wild population from Czech Republic chromosome A20, carGib1.2-hapl.c, whole genome shotgun sequence DNA segment encodes these proteins:
- the LOC127938789 gene encoding DNA repair protein RAD51 homolog A, translating into MAMRNASLVEVEADVEEEEHFGPQPVSRLEQSGISSSDIKKLEDGGFHTVEAVAYAPKKELLHIKGISEAKADKILTEAAKMVPMGFTTATEFHQRRAEIIQISTGSKELDKLLQGGIETGSITEMFGEFRTGKTQLCHTLAVTCQLPIDQGGGEGKAMYIDTEGTFRPERLLAVAERYGLVGSDVLDNVAYARAFNTDHQTQLLYQASAMMTESRYALLIVDSATALYRTDYSGRGELSARQGHLGRFLRMLLRLADEFGVAVVISNQVVAQVDGAAMFSADPKKPIGGNILAHASTTRLYLRKGRGETRICKIYDSPCLPEAEAMFAINADGVGDAKD; encoded by the exons ATGGCTATGAGGAATGCGTCTCTGGTGGAGGTGGAGGCAGATGTAGAGGAGGAAGAACATTTTGGGCCGCAACCGGTTTCACGTTTGGAG CAAAGTGGCATCAGCAGCAGCGACATTAAGAAGCTGGAAGATGGTGGTTTTCACACCGTGGAGGCCGTAGCGTATGCGCCCAAGAAAGAGCTGCTGCACATCAAAGGAATCAGTGAAGCCAAAGCCGACAAGATCCTG ACAGAGGCTGCTAAGATGGTTCCCATGGGCTTCACCACAGCGACGGAGTTCCACCAGCGCAGAGCTGAGATCATCCAGATCTCCACAGGGTCCAAAGAGCTTGATAAACTCCTGCAGG GAGGAATCGAGACGGGGTCCATCACTGAGATGTTCGGCGAGTTTCGCACAGGAAAGACACAGCTGTGTCACACACTGGCCGTCACATGCcag CTGCCCATAGATCAGGGCGGTGGAGAAGGAAAAGCCATGTACATCGACACAGAAGGAACCTTCCGTCCAGAGAGACTGCTGGCTGTAGCTGAGAG GTACGGGCTGGTGGGCAGCGACGTGCTGGATAACGTGGCGTACGCCAGAGCCTTCAACACAGACCATCAAACACAGCTGCTGTATCAGGCCTCAGCGATGATGACTGAGTccag ATACGCTCTGCTGATAGTAGACAGCGCTACTGCTCTGTACAGGACAGATTACTCCGGGCGAGGAGAGCTGTCCGCCCGTCAGGGGCATCTGGGGAGGTTTTTACGTATGCTGCTCCGTCTCGCTGATGAG TTTGGTGTGGCTGTGGTCATCTCTAATCAGGTGGTAGCTCAGGTGGACGGAGCAGCCATGTTTTCAGCGGACCCCAAGAAGCCGATTGGAGGAAATATTCTAGCACACGCCTCGACTACTCG ATTATACCTGCGGAAAGGTCGAGGAGAGACGCGGATATGTAAGATCTATGATTCTCCATGTTTGCCCGAGGCAGAGGCGATGTTTGCCATTAATGCTGATGGAGTGGGTGATGCTAAAGACTGA